GGGAGTCCAAGACATATGCATGAATATACGCAAGACATACGCGCAAGATGCAATTGCATATGTACGTAACTATGGACGTCCAGacttatttataacatttacatGTAATCCAACTTgggaggaaataaaaaaaagctatTATTTAATGGATAATCGTCGATGGATAGACATGACATCACAGCACGTGTTTTCAGACAAAAGCTTAAATCATTGATGGAATTCatgataaaacataatatatttggaAAAGTACGTTGTTAGATGTACTCAGTGGAATGGCAAAAGAGAGGTTTACAACACgcacatatattaatttggcTATATAACAAAGTTACAACAAGAGAAATCGATGAAGTAATATGCGCAGAAATACCCGATGTTGACATAGATAAGGATTTACATGATGtagttaagaaaaatatgatacatgGACCATGCGGAATATTGAACCCAAATTCACCATATATGAAAGACGGAAAATGGACGAAGAGATATCCACGTGCATTAGTATCTAATACAGTAACTGGAAACGATGGTTATCCATTATATAGAAGAAGATCAGTTGAAAAAGGTGGAAATATAGTAACAATAAGAATGAGAAACTATGAAATTGAAATAGATAATCGATGGGTAGTACCGTATTCACCTTTGCTTTCAAAGACATACAAAGCGCACATAAATGTGAAATACTGTAACTCagttaaatcaataaaatacatttgtaagtacgtgaataaaggCAGTGACATGGCAGTTTTTGGCttgcaaaaagaaagaaatgataGAAtagcggagagagagagatagatgaAATTGCACAGTATCAAGCTGGAAGATATATTAGCAGCAATGAAGCAGTATGGTGAATCCTTTCATTTCCTATACATGAACGAAGTCCAGCTGTTGTTCATTTAGCAGTACATTTAGAAAATGGACAACgagtatattttacagaagTAAATGTACATCAAATAACACAAAATCCACCGGCAACAACTTTAACTGCATTCTTCGCGTTATGTCAAAATGACGATTTTGCGAAAACGCTGATCTATTCCAAAGTGCCTTCGTTTTACACATGGAatacacgaaaaaaatatttgagagATGCAAACGAGGAGAGTGCGTTAACGGATATCTTGGCATATTCAAAGAAAATACGTTAGGAAGATTGTACACAGTGCATCCAAATCAAGATGAATGTTTTTATCTACGTATGCTGTTGATAAATGTGCGCGGACCAATGTCTTTCGAACATTTGAAAATTGTGAACGGAGTAAAACATGACACTTACCGCAGTGCATGTCAAGCAATGAATTTATTGGAAAATGATCAACATTAGGATGAATGCATTAATGACGCATGTAATACATCAACTGCAAAACAAATACGTGCATTGTTTGCAATAATACTAACTGTCTGCTTTCCTACAAATCCCAAAGAGTTATGGgagaaatataaatcatacatGGCTGAAGATATTTACAGACGAATTTGTAATgaaatatctaatataaacATCGAATATACAGAAGAAATCTATAATGAAGCATTGATAATGATTGAAGATTTGTGCTTAGAAAtcgcgaataaaattttaaatcaattggGAATGCCAACACCAAATCGTAATGTTGCTGCATCGTTTGAAATAGAATTACtacgtgaaaaaaattacaacatgGATGAAATGAAGTCGTATATGCAAacaaatttagtaaaattaacacaagagcaaaaagaaatatatgatcAAATAATGCAAAGAGTCAGTGACggggaaggaaaaaaattcttcttaGATGCGCCAGGAGGAACTGGAAAaacattcttaattaaattgattttggCAGCAATTAGATACAAAAATGAGATAGCTTTAGCTCTTGCATCGTCAGGAGTAGCTGCAACATTGTTACCAGGAGGAAGAACAGCTCATTCGGCTTTAAAATTACCATTGAACATGCAATTCATTGAAACAGCAGCATGCAACATTTCTAAAGCTTCAAGTATGggaaaaatattgcagaaatgtaAACTTATTGTTTGGGATGAATGCACAATGGCGCACAAAAAAGCGCTTGAGGCTTTAAATCGAACTTTGCAAGATTTGAGAGGAAATAATAAACCTTTTGGAAACGCATTAATATTGCTGGCAGAAGATTTCAAACAAACATTACCAGTAATTCCTCGATCGACACCAGCGGATGAAATAAATGCAAGCctgaaatattctatattgtGGAAACATGTAAAGACGTTAAAATTAACTACAAATATGCGTGTTCAAATGCAAAAAGATCGAACagctaaaatattttctaaacaattaCTAGATATTGGGAATGGAAAGGTGCCTGAAGAAGAGAACACAGGacgaattaaatttccaaactTTTGCAAATTAGTgacatcaaaaaataaattagtagaaaaagtatttccgaatatacaaaataattataagaattatgaTTGGTTGAGTCAACGAGCAATATTTGCAGCAAAGAACAAAGacgtaaatgaaataaataataatattttatctaagaTTGCAAGTGAAGTAGTAACATATAAGTCTTTTGATACTGTTATGGATGAAAAAGAAGCGGTAAATTATCCAACAGAATTTTTGAATTCATTGGATTTGCCAGAAATGTCACCTCATGtactacaattaaaaaaaggagTGCCAATTATTATGTTGAGAAATATCAATCAGCCGAAACTTTGTAACGGTACGCGTTtggtagtaaaaaaattaatgagtaaCGTTATAGAGGCAACAATTATAACAGGACCTTACAAAGGGGAAGATGTTCTAATTCCAAGAATTCCAATAATTCCAACGGATATgccatttcaatttaaaagaatgCAATATCCAATACGTTTGGCGTTTGCAAAAACCATAAATAAAGCACAGGGCCAAACTTTAGAAATGTGTGGCTTAGATTTAGAAACGGATTGCTTCTCACATGGACAGTTATATGTAGCGTGTTCAAGGGTTGGTAAACCAGAGAATCTGTATATCTATTCAGAAAAtggaataacaaaaaatattgtatacccacaaatattatgaaataaaacattttaacatgGAAAAACAATAAGCTCGGGAATAGAAgtaaaggagagaaagaaacagcgtgaaagaaaaaagaagcaaaggatttaaaagaagataaaCGGAGATGAGTGCAAAGGAGGCCGTCCttcaagaaaaagaaaaaaaaagaggagaaaaaaCGAGAAAAGTAGGAGCAACATTTTTCAGGAGCTGAAATGGAAGGGCCAAGGAACGCAAGGAAGCATACAGTAGACTGGAGAAGCGAATCAACGAAAAAAAgctaagtaatttaaataaggaAAATTGCGGGAAAAGTATGGGAGACATTTTGAGAATCGCGGGAGGGGGGAAGACGCGAGCGTGGGGAGGACGGAACCTATACGTAAAATAAAGCGCGAAACTTAAGATAGGGATGCGCCATAGCgcaagaaacaaaattacgataatCTAGCGTGAAATTTAATGGGAAGAGACGAAAAGGGCGGATGCGTGGGTGTAGTGTATACGCCAAAAAAACGAGCAATGCTTAAAAAAAGAGGGAAGGGAGACATTATCGGAATGAATGTACAAAGAATAAGGAAAGTAATACTTATTTTGAATCAGTAAAGaggaaacaatttaaaaaaaaaaaatacttattaagAAGTTACTGTTGTCTGTTTTGTGTAATTTGTCAGAATATGTTGCGGGTAAAAGTGAAGCAAAATGACAGAAAAATGAAGAAggaaacagaaaaaataaatttaaaaaaaggaagaccGTCTCGCTCACAGTTTTTGACCGTGGTTTTTCATGAGACAAAGGGCGAATGCCGAGACGGGGACAGGGGAGCCCATAAAGGGCGAAAGGGTCCACGGGAAGTTACCTCCCCTTATCTGAAGATGAAGAAAGAAGGGAACAAGAAACAGCGAAATAGGAACTCGAGGAAGAGAggaggaaataaaagaaattggaAAAACGGAGATTGATTCGTTAATGACAGAAGAAGCAAAAAGttctcaagaaaaaaaaaggaaaagcaTGGAAAAGCGAGGAAATAggattaagaataaaaaaaaatttgtcgaaAGAAAAGAAGTTAGATTGTAAAGgtggaattaaataaataaaaaagtagctTGGTTAGAAGTTAAAAACgtagtttaaaatttctacAGCGCGCACgcgtgaaaaaataaatataaaatgagtatttatttaaaaaaaaagtgaaaagatgaaaaagcaaggatgtaaaaaataaaacaaaaaaagcaaagaaagtttaaaaaaacgtaaaaaaagagccacagcaacgcgtggcagggcatagctagtttagaataaatttttataaatattttacaaatttatttttaaaaaacattttttaagttatataatcgttttcataaattatttaaaaattattattaacaatgtataaaatatatttttaaaatgtactaaaaaatattcatggtATAcaaactcgaaatatttttgtattttttaattataatagcataaatatttatttttaatattttcataaatatttatcaggaaatactactgtgtccaatcgcttatgtgcgcaatcgggacagtcccccccccccccgaaaCAGAGGAATCTCGTTCACTGGGATGTTATATAGAGGAGCTTCGTCAGAAGTTCGAAGAAATCGGTTCTGAAGCAAGAAAGCGAGTAGATAATCGTACTTTCCGCGTGAAGGCGCGTTACGATACCAAAGCCAGACGAATTTTATTTCAGGGAGGACAAAAAGTTTGGCTGTACAATTCTTAAAGGACGAAAGGTTTAGCTCCTAAATTGCAGAGAAATTGGGAAGGTTCCTATTTCGTGGTGAAAAAAATGAGTGAAGTAGTTTATTGCATTCGAAAATCTTTTAGGCATCGTAGGAAAATTGTTCATTTCGATAGGTTGGTTCCTTATAAGGAAAGAGGCTTAAATTAATTCTctatttaaagagaaatttgTTAATTGGAAAGTCAAACCCGAGTTCTTTAGAAATTAGGACAGTTAAAGTTAAgtgaaattgtttttgttttctgcctttgtttctgtttaatttttcagagATTCTCGTCGTGGAGAGGAAAGCGGGCCGGGCGGAGGATTCTCTTGGAAACTGTTCCGTGAGTTCTTCGAGGATGACCCTCTCTGTCCCCGCGGGag
This genomic window from Monomorium pharaonis isolate MP-MQ-018 chromosome 8, ASM1337386v2, whole genome shotgun sequence contains:
- the LOC118646923 gene encoding ATP-dependent DNA helicase PIF1-like, whose amino-acid sequence is MAEDIYRRICNEISNINIEYTEEIYNEALIMIEDLCLEIANKILNQLGMPTPNRNVAASFEIELLREKNYNMDEMKSYMQTNLVKLTQEQKEIYDQIMQRVSDGEGKKFFLDAPGGTGKTFLIKLILAAIRYKNEIALALASSGVAATLLPGGRTAHSALKLPLNMQFIETAACNISKASSMGKILQKCKLIVWDECTMAHKKALEALNRTLQDLRGNNKPFGNALILLAEDFKQTLPVIPRSTPADEINASLKYSILWKHVKTLKLTTNMRVQMQKDRTAKIFSKQLLDIGNGKIASEVVTYKSFDTVMDEKEAVNYPTEFLNSLDLPEMSPHVLQLKKGVPIIMLRNINQPKLCNEILVVERKAGRAEDSLGNCSVSSSRMTLSVPAGEFLVIKKTASPTVFEPWFSHETKGECRDLRSPFRTTGPRWLPPLLCKEVKRKRRCECVLCVGATARRSFRKLITLQGGSGTGEPFEEGKDSSENLNNAV